CTGAAGCCACTCAGCGAACCGAACCATAACGCATTGGATGATGCCCGCTTTCAGGCAGAGCTCTTCGCCCTAATGCTAGCGGGTAACTATAAACGCTGACCTGCCTTCCACCGCACTGACTTGAAGTTCATCTGACCCAGGTTGCCTCAACATATCTGCCGTCCCTGAACGACCACGCCTTGATACCTTCTGGTTTTTCGGACTTGCCTACAATAATGGCTATTGGGTGCGGCAGATCCTGCGTGTAACGTGCAGCAAATTTGGAGAAACTACCGATGTCTGCCGGAGAGATCACCGGAACGGATTGGGGATGCGTATGCCAATAGCCCACCAGACGTAACCCTTGTTCGTTGGCAGCCTGGATCTCCTG
The genomic region above belongs to Pseudomonas azotoformans and contains:
- a CDS encoding Mov34/MPN/PAD-1 family protein; protein product: MTDIAWRWRWPEVDSELLVSQAVADILDSHRQGLFGVERGGQLFVNPVDPKGLLLALATLPHRADRSGWSWLELDAARCRQEIQAANEQGLRLVGYWHTHPQSVPVISPADIGSFSKFAARYTQDLPHPIAIIVGKSEKPEGIKAWSFRDGRYVEATWVR